One part of the Patescibacteria group bacterium genome encodes these proteins:
- a CDS encoding DUF5663 domain-containing protein translates to MMQDSAYKANLDRFLDQLINEKGLSDKDPEVAKQIKDDLWDLLDRKLDAVILTNLPEDKLSDFEALIDAGDPEAVRSFISQNVPDLDEVIARGLMEFRQAYA, encoded by the coding sequence ATGATGCAAGATAGCGCTTACAAAGCGAATCTGGATCGCTTCCTGGACCAGCTTATCAATGAAAAAGGCCTAAGCGATAAGGACCCGGAAGTGGCCAAACAAATCAAGGATGATCTCTGGGATTTATTAGACCGAAAATTAGACGCTGTAATCTTGACTAACTTGCCTGAAGACAAGCTATCCGATTTTGAAGCTTTAATCGATGCTGGCGACCCGGAAGCGGTCAGGAGCTTTATCAGCCAAAATGTACCCGATCTTGATGAAGTAATCGCCCGCGGATTAATGGAATTCCGCCAAGCCTACGCTTAA
- a CDS encoding putative glycoside hydrolase — protein sequence MKKHLIFLLLILAGNSYGQKMSVHWYLPTLDAIQAMNIAKYDLIVLDYENKFNNSESIDLIIERNSNAKILYYWNYVEWFRPMFPDKPWSIKMLAELEKRPGYWLKQTDKKPLVFWSGMEMMNITDYCPKIKGENYREFITKHLLKDIISDPRCQGIFLDNIWATLDWLGKYGKNESIDANGDGKMDSPAELNASYLREARQFIAEIRKAKGKNFIIITNPINATLLDLVDGKNMENFPDLYLGSTKNGGWDINMTYADNGKRYNIFNARADNLFFTICSAMLLDDVYVSFQQNTFWKDEYQLNLGKALGKKESEAGSQTIQKREYENGTVIVNATLGKAKIKYRNGTVRSSFQLETDSASIK from the coding sequence ATGAAAAAACACCTGATTTTCCTACTGCTTATCCTGGCTGGTAACAGCTACGGACAGAAAATGAGCGTCCATTGGTACCTACCGACCCTCGACGCTATCCAGGCGATGAATATCGCCAAATATGACCTCATAGTCCTCGACTATGAAAATAAGTTCAACAACAGCGAGAGCATTGACCTGATTATTGAAAGAAACTCGAATGCCAAAATCCTCTATTACTGGAACTATGTCGAATGGTTCCGTCCGATGTTTCCCGATAAGCCCTGGTCGATTAAGATGCTAGCCGAACTGGAAAAACGCCCCGGATACTGGCTGAAGCAAACTGATAAAAAACCATTGGTCTTTTGGTCGGGCATGGAAATGATGAATATCACGGATTACTGCCCAAAAATCAAGGGTGAAAATTACCGGGAATTTATCACTAAACATTTGCTAAAAGATATTATATCGGATCCGCGCTGCCAAGGGATTTTCTTGGACAATATCTGGGCCACTCTGGATTGGCTGGGCAAATACGGGAAAAACGAGAGCATTGATGCTAATGGGGATGGAAAAATGGATAGCCCGGCTGAACTTAACGCTTCCTATCTAAGGGAAGCCAGGCAGTTCATCGCGGAAATCCGTAAAGCCAAGGGTAAAAATTTCATTATCATTACCAATCCCATCAACGCCACCCTGCTGGACTTAGTGGATGGCAAAAATATGGAAAATTTCCCTGACTTATACTTAGGTAGCACTAAAAACGGCGGCTGGGATATCAATATGACCTATGCCGATAACGGCAAGCGCTACAACATCTTCAACGCCCGGGCTGATAACCTATTCTTCACCATTTGCAGCGCCATGCTGCTTGATGACGTATACGTCTCCTTCCAACAGAATACTTTTTGGAAGGATGAGTACCAACTTAATCTCGGGAAGGCCCTGGGCAAGAAAGAATCGGAAGCAGGTAGCCAGACCATCCAGAAAAGAGAGTATGAAAATGGCACCGTTATCGTCAACGCTACCCTGGGTAAAGCCAAGATAAAATACCGTAACGGTACTGTTAGAAGCTCTTTCCAATTAGAGACTGACTCTGCGTCTATCAAGTAA
- a CDS encoding O-antigen ligase family protein, whose translation MLDKLKTAPALLSLSIITIFLALLWLFAAWPVLLKLLFSLALYILALSFFAPRAGFFLFIFLRPILDFSTSYKLINFSSWSLNLASLYSLIFIIFALYLYLGGHFSFSKLGGKKVLFFWSAFIFWSLASLLWSFAPSSSLVELARLASFLAAFILGLGLIRNNQDLTDLIKVIIFSAFIPVAVALWQLASYSGLIEGNQNRLFGTFAHPNMLAFFLTLIITLAVFIGLNLKKDRVEMYWYWLLALIFTITLFFTYTRGAYLVLLAIVFIVGALKFRKFLFVALAFIFLLYLSSNTISGRFNSIFQSDPYGSISWRISLWRDELSYIKREPLLGYGSGLASTVIAQNRDWRLGSNEPHNDFLRVAIDSGLIGLSLYLLLIISLLWQLKDNYFRTSAPRLKMINLFVLALGLALYALSFGDNILNDSALQWSWWALLGGLIAVQAKKADQAA comes from the coding sequence ATGCTCGACAAACTAAAGACTGCTCCTGCCCTGCTCAGTCTCTCAATAATTACTATATTTTTAGCCTTATTATGGCTGTTTGCAGCTTGGCCAGTCTTGCTTAAACTACTTTTTTCTTTAGCTTTGTATATTTTGGCGCTTAGCTTTTTTGCGCCGCGTGCCGGTTTTTTCCTTTTTATATTTTTGCGTCCCATCTTAGATTTTTCCACTTCTTATAAGCTAATCAATTTTTCTTCTTGGAGTCTGAATCTAGCTTCTCTTTATAGCTTGATTTTTATTATTTTTGCCCTTTATCTTTACCTCGGTGGTCATTTTTCTTTCTCTAAATTAGGGGGTAAGAAAGTTTTGTTTTTTTGGTCAGCTTTTATATTTTGGTCTTTAGCTTCCCTGTTGTGGTCATTCGCGCCTAGTTCCAGTCTGGTTGAACTAGCTCGCTTAGCTAGCTTCCTGGCCGCTTTTATACTCGGCCTAGGCTTGATCAGGAATAATCAAGACCTGACTGATTTGATAAAAGTAATTATCTTTTCGGCTTTTATTCCGGTGGCGGTGGCTCTATGGCAACTAGCTAGCTATAGCGGTTTGATCGAAGGCAATCAGAATCGGCTCTTTGGTACCTTCGCCCATCCTAATATGTTGGCCTTCTTTCTGACTCTTATTATTACTTTAGCGGTGTTTATCGGTTTGAATTTGAAGAAAGATCGGGTGGAGATGTATTGGTATTGGCTGTTAGCCTTAATTTTTACTATTACCTTATTTTTCACCTATACCCGGGGAGCCTATTTAGTTCTCCTGGCAATCGTTTTTATTGTCGGTGCCTTGAAGTTCCGCAAATTTTTATTTGTTGCTTTAGCCTTTATCTTTTTGTTATATCTTTCCTCTAATACCATCTCCGGTCGTTTTAATAGCATCTTTCAATCTGATCCCTATGGTTCGATCTCTTGGCGGATAAGCTTGTGGCGCGATGAACTTTCTTATATAAAACGTGAGCCCTTACTGGGCTATGGCAGCGGTTTGGCTTCGACGGTTATCGCCCAAAACCGTGATTGGCGCTTAGGGTCTAATGAACCGCATAATGATTTTTTGCGCGTAGCCATCGATAGCGGTTTAATCGGCCTATCCCTCTATCTTTTGTTAATCATTAGCTTGCTGTGGCAACTGAAAGATAATTACTTTAGAACCTCAGCTCCGAGGCTCAAAATGATCAATCTTTTCGTCCTCGCCCTCGGTTTGGCCTTATATGCTTTAAGCTTTGGGGACAACATCTTGAATGATTCTGCCTTGCAGTGGAGTTGGTGGGCCCTTTTAGGGGGATTAATCGCGGTTCAGGCCAAAAAGGCGGATCAAGCAGCATAA
- a CDS encoding glycosyltransferase, whose amino-acid sequence MRIIQVNKFYYLRGGAEKYLLQAEKELKSQGHEVAVFAMKHPKNISSPYEKYFVSRVSFSEGGFINKVKAARRLFWSREAKKKFTHLVKDFKPDIIHLHNIYHHLSPSILKASQKYNIPVVMHLHDYKLICPNYQLFTQNKYCERCRGGHYYNCYRYRCLKNSALKSALASLAMFYHHSYLKIYEKNVNLLIAPSRFIKETFTRFSWPEDKIELLYNFSEEKYLQSPVIPEKDYILYLGRLSSEKGIDILIRALSKTQLKLKIAGLGPEEDNLKKLSRELGLEDRIEFLGFKDGVEKDTLIAEAKAIVIPSIWPENMPFSLLEAMAKAKVVLVSLVGGLGELIEDGINGFTFAPGSSQAISDCLGKLETADCQSIGLKARDRVKDLEARDHFQSLEKIYRSLIKK is encoded by the coding sequence ATGAGGATTATCCAGGTTAATAAATTCTACTATCTCCGCGGCGGGGCTGAAAAATACCTGCTCCAAGCGGAGAAAGAACTAAAAAGCCAAGGGCACGAAGTGGCAGTATTTGCCATGAAACACCCCAAAAATATAAGCAGTCCATACGAAAAATACTTTGTTTCACGAGTTTCTTTTTCCGAAGGCGGATTCATTAACAAAGTCAAAGCGGCCAGAAGGCTGTTTTGGAGCCGGGAAGCAAAAAAAAAATTTACCCATTTAGTTAAAGATTTTAAACCGGATATTATCCATCTGCATAATATCTACCACCATCTTTCCCCCTCAATCCTTAAAGCCAGCCAAAAATATAATATACCGGTAGTCATGCATCTCCATGACTATAAGCTGATTTGTCCTAATTACCAGCTGTTCACGCAAAATAAGTATTGTGAGCGTTGCCGGGGCGGACATTATTATAATTGCTACCGTTACCGTTGCCTCAAAAATTCTGCCTTAAAAAGCGCCCTGGCCAGCCTAGCCATGTTCTATCATCATTCTTATCTTAAAATATACGAAAAGAATGTTAATCTCCTCATTGCCCCTAGTCGCTTCATTAAAGAAACTTTTACCAGATTCTCTTGGCCCGAAGATAAGATAGAGCTTCTATATAATTTTAGCGAAGAGAAATATCTGCAAAGCCCCGTTATCCCAGAGAAGGATTATATATTATACCTAGGCCGGCTCAGCTCGGAAAAGGGAATAGATATCCTCATTAGAGCTCTAAGTAAAACTCAGTTAAAACTAAAGATCGCTGGCCTGGGACCAGAAGAAGATAACTTGAAAAAATTGAGCCGAGAATTAGGATTAGAGGACAGGATTGAGTTCCTTGGTTTTAAAGATGGAGTAGAAAAAGATACTCTTATTGCCGAGGCTAAAGCTATCGTCATTCCTTCGATCTGGCCGGAAAACATGCCTTTCAGCCTCTTGGAAGCGATGGCTAAAGCCAAGGTCGTCTTAGTTTCTTTAGTCGGAGGATTAGGGGAACTAATAGAGGACGGGATAAACGGCTTCACTTTCGCTCCCGGATCAAGCCAAGCCATTTCAGACTGCCTAGGCAAACTAGAAACTGCCGATTGCCAAAGCATCGGATTGAAAGCTAGGGATAGGGTTAAAGATTTGGAGGCGCGGGACCATTTCCAATCCTTGGAAAAAATATACAGAAGCTTGATAAAGAAATAA